A window of the Alkalidesulfovibrio alkalitolerans DSM 16529 genome harbors these coding sequences:
- a CDS encoding glucokinase, translated as MAIILAADIGGTNSRFQAFEAADATLRPLEEVWLPTPSAPSFVGLLQALTASGFPHSPGSCAATVLAVPGPVERGRYASMANIPWDIDLDDPDNHLQGLFVRLVNDFAAQGYASRTAVMDHALEIKPGTPDPGAPLAVIGAGTGLGHCATLPDGKGGYLAVPAEAGHTAFAFIGEEEEAFHAFLRTELGLPYAFGDVVVSGPGLALLHRYLTGEDLSPGEAAARAAPGSPTARLFARFYGRAARHYTLCVVAFAGLVIAGGVAAKNPHLVDNDDFRDEFVLSPRYHAQLAAVPIRLNRDERSGLFGAAFFGAQSLGLLSGGRS; from the coding sequence ATGGCGATCATCCTCGCAGCCGACATCGGTGGCACCAACAGCCGCTTCCAGGCCTTCGAGGCGGCAGACGCAACGCTTCGTCCCCTGGAAGAGGTCTGGCTGCCCACACCCTCGGCCCCGTCCTTCGTTGGGCTGCTGCAAGCGCTCACGGCCTCGGGCTTTCCGCATTCGCCCGGTTCGTGCGCGGCCACGGTGCTGGCCGTGCCCGGACCCGTGGAGCGCGGCCGCTACGCGAGCATGGCCAACATCCCCTGGGACATCGACCTCGACGACCCGGACAACCACCTCCAGGGGCTTTTCGTGCGCTTGGTCAACGATTTCGCGGCCCAGGGCTACGCCAGCCGCACGGCCGTCATGGACCACGCTCTGGAGATCAAGCCCGGCACGCCCGATCCCGGCGCGCCCCTGGCGGTCATCGGCGCGGGCACCGGCCTTGGCCACTGCGCCACGCTGCCCGACGGCAAGGGCGGCTATCTGGCCGTGCCCGCCGAGGCCGGGCACACGGCCTTCGCCTTCATCGGCGAGGAGGAAGAGGCGTTTCACGCCTTCCTCCGCACGGAACTCGGCCTGCCCTACGCCTTCGGCGACGTGGTCGTCTCCGGCCCCGGCCTCGCGCTGTTGCACCGCTATCTGACCGGCGAGGACCTCTCGCCCGGCGAAGCAGCGGCCCGCGCCGCGCCCGGTTCGCCCACGGCCAGACTCTTCGCCCGTTTTTATGGTCGCGCCGCGCGCCACTACACGCTGTGCGTGGTGGCCTTCGCCGGGCTCGTGATCGCGGGCGGGGTGGCGGCCAAGAACCCGCATCTCGTGGACAACGACGACTTCAGGGACGAATTCGTGCTCTCGCCCAGATACCACGCCCAGCTTGCGGCCGTGCCCATCCGCCTCAACCGCGACGAGCGAAGCGGCCTCTTCGGCGCGGCCTTCTTCGGGGCGCAGTCCCTCGGGCTTCTTTCGGGCGGTCGCTCGTGA
- a CDS encoding TVP38/TMEM64 family protein: MSRSRAARLGVMALVVLGVAAFFGLGLHEHLTLDALKENREQLSRFVAENTAAAYAGYFAGYVLVTALSLPGATIMTLAGGAVFGFTPALLLISFASTIGATLACGLARFLLRDWVQGRFGERLARINQGVAREGAFYLFTLRLIPAVPFFVLNLAMGLTPMRLFTFYWVSQLGMLPGTIVYVNAGAQLGRIESLGDVLSPALIGSFVLLGIFPLLVKKIMERVRRARACRAAAGR, encoded by the coding sequence GTGAGCCGGTCGCGCGCCGCCCGGCTCGGCGTCATGGCGTTGGTCGTCCTGGGCGTGGCCGCCTTTTTCGGCCTGGGGCTGCACGAGCACCTGACGCTGGACGCCCTCAAGGAGAACCGTGAGCAGCTTTCCCGTTTCGTGGCCGAGAACACGGCCGCCGCCTATGCGGGCTATTTCGCGGGCTACGTTCTGGTCACGGCCCTGAGCCTGCCCGGCGCGACGATCATGACGCTCGCGGGCGGCGCGGTCTTCGGCTTCACGCCCGCGCTCCTGCTCATCTCCTTCGCCAGCACCATCGGGGCCACCCTGGCCTGCGGCCTGGCCCGGTTCCTGTTGCGCGACTGGGTGCAGGGCCGCTTCGGCGAGCGTCTGGCCCGCATCAACCAAGGCGTGGCCCGCGAGGGGGCCTTCTATCTCTTCACGCTCAGGCTCATCCCGGCCGTGCCGTTCTTCGTCCTGAACCTGGCCATGGGCCTTACGCCCATGCGCCTGTTCACCTTCTATTGGGTCTCGCAACTCGGCATGCTGCCGGGCACCATCGTCTACGTCAACGCAGGGGCGCAGCTCGGCCGCATCGAGAGCCTGGGCGACGTGCTCTCGCCCGCTCTGATCGGCTCGTTCGTCCTGCTCGGCATATTTCCGCTGCTGGTCAAGAAGATCATGGAGCGGGTGCGGCGGGCGCGCGCCTGCCGCGCCGCAGCAGGCCGCTGA
- a CDS encoding SidJ-related pseudokinase has translation MHYFPDADLASRAVQRDFTVTWLNARALRAEADRLGADVPERTVKALETILTNFVHDAQRNAHHLYREAARGLAMLLRPGMPPSLASRALAVLDAMLREGTRKARLAVSDVMGGLVSVAPGPRLSPCDPGRAKAVELDEVLAQVGAQGVKPRRAGRSLLFDLPGKRLLVVKRARSGEDGLGLGREAAWMDLLSRESFPVRFEAPVPLPVHGCPLVALRGLREPGLHPRGLALCFVAPADYFVYPNELLCGGRPGAEEFCEMWLRAAELFGLLAGRGIVHEDPIPLFHNRTAQTRRGDQGVYDWRRMGRLDQWLASCRHPNFGATGLRDFEHLARWPGQGQALHRALGNALMALLLVAGSWFRAAKPACRGIAPDGSPADARHCFDEELLTRLVGQGFARMHLGFAGEPFTGALPFDAAHLARRMVEEMGVDRYMEELFRVEDQGRLGRVAFEEFLVARGMPPEEAAKAEQGREDIALATGPHLGRFNAQTSLPELNEFVACAAARIIAGRYLAHNFPDALVRLDAN, from the coding sequence GTGCACTACTTTCCCGACGCCGATCTCGCCTCGCGCGCGGTGCAGCGCGATTTCACCGTGACCTGGCTGAACGCCCGGGCGCTTCGCGCCGAGGCCGACAGACTGGGCGCGGACGTGCCCGAACGCACCGTGAAGGCGCTTGAGACCATCCTCACCAATTTCGTCCACGACGCGCAAAGAAATGCGCACCACCTCTACCGCGAGGCCGCGCGCGGGCTCGCCATGCTGCTTCGGCCCGGCATGCCGCCATCCCTGGCGAGCCGGGCCCTGGCCGTGCTCGACGCCATGTTGCGTGAGGGTACGCGCAAGGCCCGCCTGGCAGTCTCCGACGTCATGGGCGGGCTCGTCTCGGTTGCGCCGGGACCGCGCCTTTCGCCCTGCGATCCCGGCCGTGCCAAGGCCGTGGAGCTTGACGAGGTGCTCGCCCAGGTCGGCGCGCAGGGCGTGAAGCCCCGCCGCGCGGGGCGAAGCCTGCTCTTCGACCTTCCGGGCAAGCGTCTGCTTGTGGTCAAGCGGGCCAGGAGCGGCGAGGACGGATTGGGTCTGGGCCGCGAGGCCGCCTGGATGGATCTTCTTTCCCGCGAATCCTTCCCCGTGCGCTTCGAGGCGCCCGTTCCCCTGCCTGTGCACGGCTGTCCGCTGGTCGCGTTGCGCGGGCTTCGCGAGCCGGGGCTTCATCCACGCGGGCTGGCCCTTTGTTTCGTGGCCCCGGCCGACTACTTCGTCTATCCCAACGAGTTGTTGTGCGGCGGCAGGCCGGGGGCTGAGGAGTTTTGCGAGATGTGGCTGCGCGCGGCCGAGTTGTTCGGCCTGCTCGCGGGGCGCGGCATCGTGCACGAGGATCCCATCCCGCTTTTTCACAACCGCACGGCCCAGACGCGGCGAGGCGATCAGGGCGTGTACGACTGGCGGCGCATGGGCCGCCTGGACCAATGGCTGGCTTCGTGCCGCCATCCGAATTTCGGGGCCACGGGGCTGCGCGACTTCGAGCACCTGGCGCGCTGGCCCGGCCAGGGGCAGGCGCTGCACCGGGCGCTTGGCAACGCCCTGATGGCGCTGCTGCTCGTGGCTGGAAGCTGGTTTCGGGCCGCTAAGCCCGCCTGCCGGGGGATAGCGCCGGACGGCTCGCCCGCCGACGCCCGCCATTGCTTCGACGAGGAGTTGCTGACCCGCCTCGTGGGGCAAGGGTTCGCGCGCATGCACCTCGGCTTCGCCGGGGAGCCGTTCACGGGCGCGCTGCCTTTCGACGCGGCCCATCTGGCCCGGCGCATGGTCGAGGAGATGGGCGTGGACCGCTACATGGAAGAGTTGTTCCGGGTCGAGGACCAAGGCAGGCTCGGCCGCGTTGCCTTCGAGGAATTCCTTGTGGCGCGCGGGATGCCGCCCGAAGAGGCGGCGAAAGCGGAGCAAGGCAGGGAGGACATCGCCCTTGCCACGGGGCCGCATCTGGGTCGCTTCAACGCCCAGACCTCACTGCCGGAATTGAACGAATTCGTGGCCTGCGCCGCCGCCCGGATCATCGCGGGCCGTTATCTGGCGCACAATTTTCCGGACGCCCTCGTGCGCCTGGATGCAAACTAG
- the fdhD gene encoding formate dehydrogenase accessory sulfurtransferase FdhD, giving the protein MSVTHRPVRRLRPHSEELFDDDLTVEQGLEIVIDDVPYAMTMRMPGEDHDLALGFCFTEGLICGPEEMEGMEHCAGSMGEGRIFVRLARGGKDRAERLARQRGQVSKSSCGLCGKGSLAEVHADIAPVTRTTPFTAQALWDLREKVLGLQEVFALTGSTHSAAVADASGEVLAFAEDIGRHNALDKAIGKTLRLGLRERAHTVLVSSRLSYEMVLKAGMLGAEVLAGQSAPTSLAVDFGGKLGMTVIGFLERARMNVYTRPERVLHEPKAG; this is encoded by the coding sequence ATGTCCGTCACGCACCGCCCTGTCCGCCGCCTGCGGCCCCATTCCGAGGAACTGTTCGACGACGACCTGACCGTGGAGCAAGGGCTTGAGATCGTGATCGACGACGTGCCCTACGCCATGACCATGCGCATGCCGGGCGAGGATCACGATCTGGCGCTTGGGTTCTGCTTCACCGAGGGGCTGATCTGCGGCCCCGAGGAAATGGAGGGCATGGAGCACTGCGCCGGGAGCATGGGCGAGGGCCGCATCTTCGTGCGCCTTGCGCGCGGCGGCAAGGACAGGGCCGAGCGGCTGGCCCGGCAGCGTGGGCAGGTCAGCAAGTCGAGTTGCGGTCTGTGCGGCAAGGGCAGCCTGGCCGAGGTCCATGCCGACATCGCGCCCGTGACGCGCACGACGCCTTTTACGGCCCAGGCGTTGTGGGATCTGCGGGAGAAGGTGCTTGGCCTGCAGGAGGTCTTCGCGCTGACCGGCTCCACGCACAGCGCGGCCGTGGCCGATGCCTCGGGCGAGGTCTTGGCCTTCGCCGAGGACATCGGCCGCCACAACGCCCTGGACAAGGCCATCGGCAAGACGCTGCGCCTGGGGCTTAGGGAACGCGCCCACACCGTGCTCGTCTCCTCGCGCTTGTCCTACGAGATGGTGCTCAAGGCGGGCATGCTCGGGGCCGAGGTGCTGGCCGGGCAGTCCGCGCCCACGAGCCTAGCCGTGGATTTTGGCGGGAAACTCGGCATGACCGTGATCGGCTTTCTGGAACGCGCGCGGATGAACGTCTACACCCGGCCCGAGCGGGTGCTGCACGAGCCGAAAGCCGGATAG
- a CDS encoding TadE/TadG family type IV pilus assembly protein has product MRKTTSLARFIRRLHSDERGIAAIFLGLSLAAIVGLSALAVDVGWMQYNRSRLQTAADAGALAGAGTLLAKGSDLSAVRDASLTFGRANLLSEEQPTKAITNTDVGFLCDGVPCLSMPNQIEVTAGFEAARGNPLQLFLAGVIGTPTADVSASARAGIVGVCESACLKPFSIPAKFTWDDTCDPDSKKRNNGKLDPASACEMASIVAPGYNDADAGTQILLKPGDPHDAFVPSFYNLVNFPPKNKGTPVTGGSELRSNIAGCTASNSVVVQIEDELQIEPGNSMGPVKQGISDLIAQDAGAYWDSSTKSIKGSAYANPLDSPRVSLMAFYDPKRPPTSGRNTIFVQQVGAIFIESLSGNGDVQARFVRAVAKGDVKAGGDCMLKISRMLRDFGRGG; this is encoded by the coding sequence GAGAAAGACTACTTCGCTCGCGCGTTTTATACGCCGACTGCATTCGGACGAACGCGGCATCGCGGCCATCTTCCTTGGGCTTTCCCTGGCGGCCATTGTCGGTCTTTCGGCCCTGGCCGTGGACGTAGGCTGGATGCAGTACAATCGCAGCCGCCTTCAGACTGCGGCCGACGCCGGAGCGTTGGCGGGTGCGGGCACGCTCTTGGCCAAGGGATCGGACCTTTCGGCCGTGCGCGACGCATCCCTGACCTTCGGCCGTGCGAATCTGCTGAGCGAAGAGCAGCCCACCAAGGCCATCACCAATACGGACGTGGGCTTTCTGTGCGACGGCGTGCCCTGCCTCTCCATGCCCAACCAGATCGAGGTCACGGCCGGGTTCGAGGCCGCGCGCGGCAATCCGCTGCAACTCTTCCTGGCCGGGGTTATCGGCACGCCCACGGCCGACGTCTCAGCCTCGGCGCGGGCGGGCATCGTTGGCGTGTGCGAAAGCGCCTGCCTCAAGCCTTTCAGCATCCCGGCCAAGTTCACCTGGGACGACACCTGCGACCCCGATTCCAAAAAGCGCAACAACGGCAAGCTCGATCCGGCCAGCGCCTGCGAGATGGCCTCCATCGTCGCGCCCGGCTACAACGACGCCGACGCGGGCACGCAGATCCTGCTCAAGCCCGGCGATCCGCACGATGCCTTCGTGCCCAGCTTCTACAACCTGGTGAACTTTCCGCCCAAAAACAAGGGGACACCCGTCACCGGCGGCTCGGAACTTCGCAGCAACATCGCGGGTTGCACCGCCAGCAATTCCGTGGTCGTACAGATCGAGGACGAATTGCAGATCGAGCCCGGCAACTCCATGGGGCCGGTCAAGCAGGGCATCAGCGACCTCATCGCCCAGGACGCTGGCGCATACTGGGATAGCTCCACCAAATCCATCAAGGGCAGTGCTTACGCCAATCCCCTGGACAGCCCGCGCGTGAGTCTGATGGCCTTCTACGACCCCAAGCGGCCACCCACCTCGGGCCGCAACACCATCTTCGTGCAGCAGGTCGGGGCCATCTTCATCGAGAGCCTGAGCGGCAACGGCGACGTGCAGGCGCGCTTCGTCCGTGCCGTGGCCAAGGGCGATGTGAAGGCCGGCGGCGACTGCATGCTCAAGATCAGCCGTATGCTGCGCGACTTCGGCCGAGGCGGATGA